From the genome of Geminocystis herdmanii PCC 6308, one region includes:
- a CDS encoding type II toxin-antitoxin system RelE family toxin, with protein MKTEYLPSFIKDLKKLKSNPIYNKIKTLAMIEIPNSENLTTIDNVKKIKGDDNAYRIRVGDYRIGFFLEEDKIIFSRVLHRKEIYRFFP; from the coding sequence ATGAAAACAGAATATTTACCTAGTTTTATTAAAGACTTAAAAAAGCTAAAAAGTAATCCTATTTACAACAAAATTAAAACTTTAGCGATGATAGAAATACCTAATTCTGAAAATTTGACAACTATTGATAATGTTAAAAAAATTAAAGGTGATGATAATGCTTATCGTATCAGAGTCGGAGATTATAGAATAGGATTTTTTTTAGAAGAAGATAAAATTATATTTTCTAGGGTTTTACATCGTAAAGAAATATATCGTTTTTTTCCTTAA
- a CDS encoding aminotransferase class IV encodes MFYYDGNLEKGNHIQLDINDSAWLYGATVFTTLRVYNQSLFHPLTNWLNHCVRLKLSIKEFAWVMPNWERIETEATVLLEHFPVLRITVFPDGKELIMGRQLPLNLAEKQAKGIKGLVSIDPQIKRSLPLHKTGNYLTSWLALQQAKTQGYDEAILTDSDHNWLETSTGNLWGYKDGIWFTPSLDAGILPGIARKTIIENADFPIEINTWSWEFVQQLDSIVYSNSVVEIIPFHTIKIGEIILNYNVNHHCLEVLKNIFSMVI; translated from the coding sequence ATGTTTTATTATGACGGAAATTTGGAAAAAGGGAATCATATTCAGTTAGATATTAATGATTCAGCTTGGTTATATGGTGCAACGGTTTTTACAACTTTAAGGGTTTATAATCAGTCTCTTTTTCATCCTTTAACTAATTGGCTGAATCACTGTGTGCGACTGAAATTGAGTATCAAAGAATTTGCTTGGGTAATGCCTAATTGGGAGAGAATAGAAACAGAAGCTACGGTTTTATTAGAGCATTTTCCTGTGTTAAGAATTACTGTTTTTCCTGACGGTAAAGAATTAATTATGGGGCGACAATTACCTTTAAATTTAGCCGAAAAACAAGCAAAAGGTATTAAGGGTTTAGTTTCGATCGATCCTCAAATAAAACGCTCTTTACCTCTACATAAAACAGGTAATTATTTAACTTCTTGGTTAGCTTTACAACAAGCTAAAACACAAGGTTATGACGAAGCAATTTTAACGGATTCCGATCATAATTGGTTAGAAACCAGTACAGGAAATTTATGGGGATATAAGGATGGTATTTGGTTTACTCCTTCTTTAGATGCAGGAATTTTACCCGGTATTGCCCGAAAAACTATTATCGAAAATGCTGATTTTCCCATAGAAATTAATACTTGGTCATGGGAATTTGTGCAACAATTAGACTCGATCGTTTATAGTAATAGTGTAGTAGAAATAATCCCTTTTCATACCATAAAAATAGGGGAAATAATCCTCAATTATAATGTCAATCATCACTGTTTAGAAGTGCTTAAAAATATCTTTTCTATGGTGATTTAA
- the ltrA gene encoding group II intron reverse transcriptase/maturase, with product MNVKYKWNAWNQIDWKIVEVAVFKLQKRIYKASQRGDVKLVHKLQRLLTKSYYGKLWATRMVTQDNQGKVTAGVDGKKSLRPNQRLELASSLRIGRKTKPLRRVWIPKTNGEKRGLGIPTIEDRALQALVKLGLEPQWESNFEGNSYGFRPARSCHDAIEAIFNSIRYVPKYVLDADITGCFDNIDHNKLLNKLNSYPQLNRQVKAWLKSGVMENKDLIPTDKGTPQGGVISPLLANIALHGMELEVKKYARTLKGNSYRNEKSISLIRYADDFVILHKDLNIIIKCKEIIEKWLKEVGLELKPEKTHISHTLNEHEGNVGFDFLGFNIRQYSIGKCHSGKSTNGKLLGFKTIIKPSKKKVKTHIKKIGDVIRRHKSSPQIALINELNPIIRGWSNYYSTVCSKETYSECDHIIYRQLKRWGERRHSKKSKSWVTRKYWHEDYSDERTRNWVFKTKDGMILLNHSDTPIVRHVKVKGDKSLFDGDWIYWATRKGSHPEVSTKMATLLKRQKGKCNHCGLYFKDGDLVEIDHVIPSSSGGKNEYNNLQALHRHCHDTKTNNDYKEIPNFGNKKNTKSIQSSKGHSQTGRSQ from the coding sequence ATGAACGTAAAGTATAAATGGAACGCTTGGAATCAAATCGATTGGAAAATCGTAGAGGTTGCAGTGTTTAAGTTACAAAAGAGAATATACAAAGCAAGTCAACGTGGCGATGTCAAATTGGTACACAAATTACAGAGACTACTAACCAAATCCTACTATGGGAAACTCTGGGCAACCAGAATGGTAACACAAGACAATCAAGGCAAGGTGACGGCAGGAGTTGACGGTAAAAAATCACTCAGACCCAACCAAAGACTTGAGTTAGCAAGTAGCCTAAGAATCGGTAGAAAAACAAAACCTTTAAGGAGAGTTTGGATACCAAAAACAAACGGTGAAAAAAGAGGACTTGGAATACCAACCATAGAAGACAGGGCTTTACAGGCTTTAGTCAAACTAGGATTAGAACCACAATGGGAATCAAACTTTGAGGGTAATTCATACGGATTCAGACCAGCAAGAAGCTGTCACGATGCTATAGAAGCAATATTCAATTCAATCAGATATGTACCAAAATATGTACTGGACGCTGATATAACTGGATGCTTTGACAACATCGACCACAATAAATTACTAAACAAACTAAACTCTTATCCTCAACTAAATAGACAAGTCAAGGCTTGGCTAAAAAGTGGAGTAATGGAAAATAAAGACCTAATACCTACTGACAAAGGCACACCGCAAGGAGGAGTCATCTCACCCTTATTGGCTAACATTGCCTTACACGGTATGGAACTAGAAGTCAAGAAATACGCCAGAACTCTCAAAGGAAACAGTTATAGAAATGAAAAAAGTATAAGTCTAATAAGATACGCAGACGATTTTGTAATCCTGCACAAAGACTTAAACATAATCATTAAATGTAAAGAAATTATTGAAAAATGGCTTAAGGAAGTAGGACTAGAACTTAAACCAGAAAAGACCCACATATCCCACACTTTAAATGAGCATGAAGGAAATGTAGGTTTTGACTTTCTCGGATTTAACATTAGACAATATTCAATAGGAAAATGTCATAGTGGAAAATCCACGAATGGAAAGTTACTCGGATTCAAGACTATCATAAAACCCTCAAAGAAAAAAGTGAAAACCCACATCAAAAAAATTGGAGATGTAATAAGAAGGCACAAATCATCACCTCAAATAGCATTAATCAACGAATTAAATCCTATAATCAGAGGATGGAGTAATTATTACAGCACAGTTTGCAGTAAAGAAACCTACTCAGAATGTGACCATATTATATATCGACAATTAAAAAGATGGGGAGAAAGAAGACATTCAAAAAAATCCAAATCATGGGTTACAAGAAAATACTGGCATGAAGATTACTCAGACGAAAGAACGAGAAATTGGGTCTTCAAAACTAAGGACGGAATGATACTTTTAAATCACTCAGATACACCCATTGTGCGACACGTCAAAGTCAAAGGAGATAAAAGCCTTTTTGATGGAGATTGGATTTATTGGGCAACTCGTAAAGGTTCTCACCCTGAAGTATCAACAAAAATGGCAACATTATTGAAGAGACAAAAGGGTAAATGTAATCACTGTGGACTATATTTCAAAGATGGTGACTTAGTAGAAATCGACCATGTTATCCCCAGTTCGTCAGGGGGCAAAAATGAGTATAATAATCTACAAGCATTACATCGACATTGCCATGACACCAAAACTAATAACGACTACAAAGAAATTCCCAACTTTGGGAATAAGAAAAATACCAAAAGTATTCAAAGTTCCAAAGGGCATAGCCAAACAGGCAGAAGCCAATAG
- a CDS encoding ParA family protein, with protein sequence MGYVISTVNMKGGVGKTTLTVNLATSLAKNFKKRVLVLDLDAQISATLSLLPPHEFGKLRKKRKTLSYLIDGVIQPNPYAKLTIHDIITPFVCGLPLLELLPGDIELYDEYLVSEMLHQKAVNDNKIENFESVWNSFERMLIHDILQPIINDYDFIIMDCAPGYNLLTRSAIAASDFYLLPARPEPLSLVGIQLLERRIKKLKDSHQNTDPLKLQLLGIVFILSEGGLFGRYDKYYDQVKRRVQQDFSIDQIFANDIPMDVNVAKAVDLFMPAVLTSPNSSGGKAFLKLTEEFLEKINTKN encoded by the coding sequence ATGGGATATGTTATTAGTACCGTCAACATGAAAGGTGGCGTAGGCAAAACAACGTTAACGGTGAATTTAGCCACATCTTTAGCCAAAAATTTTAAAAAGAGAGTTTTAGTTTTAGATTTAGATGCTCAAATTAGTGCCACTTTAAGTCTATTACCGCCCCATGAGTTTGGTAAATTGAGAAAAAAACGCAAAACCCTTAGTTATTTAATTGATGGAGTAATTCAACCAAATCCTTACGCCAAGTTAACTATTCACGATATTATCACCCCTTTTGTTTGTGGTTTACCTCTGTTGGAGTTGTTACCCGGAGATATTGAATTGTATGATGAATATTTGGTGTCGGAAATGTTGCATCAAAAAGCGGTTAATGACAATAAAATTGAAAATTTTGAATCGGTATGGAATAGCTTTGAAAGAATGTTAATTCATGATATTTTACAACCGATCATCAATGATTATGACTTTATTATTATGGATTGCGCCCCGGGTTATAATCTTTTAACTAGAAGTGCGATCGCCGCTAGTGATTTTTATTTGTTACCTGCGCGCCCTGAACCTTTATCATTGGTAGGGATACAATTGTTAGAAAGAAGGATCAAAAAATTAAAGGACAGTCATCAAAATACTGATCCTCTGAAATTGCAATTATTAGGTATTGTGTTTATTCTCTCTGAAGGAGGGTTGTTTGGACGTTATGATAAATATTATGATCAGGTAAAAAGACGAGTTCAACAGGATTTTTCGATCGATCAAATATTTGCTAATGATATTCCCATGGATGTTAATGTAGCCAAAGCTGTGGATTTATTTATGCCGGCGGTGTTAACTTCCCCTAATTCCAGTGGCGGAAAGGCTTTTTTGAAACTCACAGAGGAATTTTTAGAGAAAATAAACACGAAGAATTGA
- the metK gene encoding methionine adenosyltransferase: MSRNYLFTSESVTEGHPDKICDQISDTILDALLTEDSSSRVAAEVVVNTGLVLITGEISSKAHVNYIDLARKKIADIGYTDAGNGFSADSCSVLIALDEQSADIAQGVDKAQEQRENLSDDELDRIGAGDQGIMFGYACNETPELMPLPISLAHRMARRLAVVRKSGELPYLGPDGKTQVTIAYEDGIPVGIDTILISTQHSATIGNITDNNAIQATLREAIQEVVVNPVFHDLQLKPTDKTRFLLNPTGKFVIGGPQGDSGLTGRKIIIDTYGGYSRHGGGAFSGKDPTKVDRSASYACRYVAKNIVAAGLATKCEVQVSYAIGVAQPVSIFIETFGTATVPEEKLLPLVKANFDLRPAGIIQMFNLRSLPAQRNGRFYQDVAAYGHFGRTDLDLPWEKTDKAPLLRDAISQTLAIA, translated from the coding sequence TTGAGTCGTAACTATCTATTTACGTCCGAGTCCGTTACAGAGGGGCATCCGGACAAAATTTGTGACCAAATCTCCGATACAATTTTAGATGCTTTGTTAACGGAAGATTCTTCTAGTCGTGTGGCGGCGGAAGTGGTTGTTAACACAGGTTTAGTTTTGATTACTGGAGAAATTTCATCGAAGGCTCATGTCAATTATATTGATTTAGCTCGGAAAAAAATCGCCGATATTGGCTATACTGACGCTGGTAATGGTTTTTCTGCCGATAGTTGCTCGGTTTTAATCGCTTTAGATGAGCAATCTGCGGATATTGCCCAAGGGGTTGACAAAGCTCAAGAACAGCGCGAAAATCTTAGTGATGATGAACTCGATCGAATTGGTGCAGGAGATCAAGGTATCATGTTTGGATATGCTTGTAATGAAACTCCTGAATTAATGCCTTTACCCATTAGTTTGGCTCACCGCATGGCAAGACGTTTGGCGGTAGTGCGCAAATCTGGGGAATTACCCTATTTAGGACCCGATGGCAAAACTCAAGTTACGATCGCCTATGAAGATGGTATTCCTGTAGGTATTGATACTATTCTAATTTCCACTCAACACAGCGCAACCATTGGCAATATTACCGATAATAACGCCATTCAAGCCACCTTACGGGAAGCAATTCAAGAGGTAGTAGTTAACCCTGTTTTCCACGATTTACAACTAAAACCAACGGATAAAACTCGTTTCTTACTCAATCCTACTGGTAAATTTGTCATTGGCGGTCCTCAAGGAGATTCAGGTTTAACAGGGCGTAAAATTATTATCGATACCTATGGCGGTTATTCCCGTCATGGTGGCGGTGCTTTCTCTGGTAAAGACCCCACTAAGGTCGATCGAAGTGCCTCCTATGCTTGTCGCTATGTGGCAAAAAATATTGTAGCGGCTGGTTTAGCCACTAAATGCGAAGTACAAGTTAGTTACGCCATCGGTGTTGCTCAACCTGTAAGTATTTTTATCGAAACTTTTGGCACTGCTACCGTCCCCGAAGAAAAATTATTACCCTTAGTCAAGGCTAATTTTGATTTACGTCCTGCTGGTATTATTCAAATGTTCAATTTGCGTTCTTTACCTGCCCAAAGAAACGGACGTTTTTATCAAGACGTAGCCGCCTACGGACATTTTGGACGGACAGATTTAGATTTGCCTTGGGAAAAAACTGATAAAGCGCCATTACTAAGAGACGCTATTAGTCAAACATTGGCGATCGCCTAA
- a CDS encoding DUF2283 domain-containing protein yields the protein MIVTYDQEVDAIYFKLTENKIHSTEPETDRIIIDYDNNNNIVGIEVLDFYYLVRKGLNVADLPFPENERLTACQYFNIPVTA from the coding sequence ATGATTGTCACCTATGACCAAGAAGTTGACGCAATCTACTTTAAATTAACTGAAAATAAAATTCATAGTACCGAACCCGAAACTGACAGAATTATTATTGACTACGATAACAATAATAATATCGTTGGTATTGAGGTATTAGATTTTTATTACCTTGTCAGAAAAGGTTTAAATGTTGCTGATTTACCTTTTCCTGAGAATGAAAGGTTAACGGCTTGTCAATACTTTAACATCCCTGTTACTGCATAA
- the cutA gene encoding divalent-cation tolerance protein CutA, with protein MEKNNYGIVLVTASSETEASSIAHTLIEESLAVCVNFMPITSVYHWQGKVCQDSEWQLIIKTDLILFERLESKIRELHSYDVPEIVRFV; from the coding sequence GTATAGTTTTAGTTACAGCTAGTAGTGAAACTGAAGCAAGTTCGATCGCCCATACCTTGATAGAAGAATCCTTGGCGGTGTGTGTCAATTTTATGCCCATTACTTCCGTTTATCATTGGCAAGGAAAAGTTTGTCAAGATTCGGAATGGCAATTAATTATTAAGACAGATTTGATACTTTTTGAGCGCCTCGAAAGTAAAATTAGAGAATTACATTCTTACGATGTACCAGAAATTGTGCGATTCGTTTAG
- a CDS encoding ABC1 kinase family protein translates to MPTPLNNKPEAGKKVYRWNRDNYSSLRRRIDIWTFVLILLFKLWRNSKKWTYANGYTEEKRSNRRRIQAGWIRENLLELGPTFIKVGQLFSTRADIFPAEYVEELSKLQDRVPAFSFEQVTAIIEKDLSKPLNKLFRSFDPTPLAAASLGQVHKAQLYSGEEVVVKIQRPGLPQLFTIDLGILKQITRYFQNHPRWGKGRDWLGIYEECCRILWEETDYLREGRNADTFRRNFRSADWVKVPKVFWRYTSPRVLTLEYMPGIKISHYEALEAAGLDRKVLAKLGARAYLQQLLNDGFFHADPHPGNLAVAGDGALIFYDFGMMGQLKSNVKEKLIEMLFGVTEKNADRVVSALIDLEALAVMDDPGPVRRSVQFMLDNFMDKPFEEQSIGKISEDLYEIAYDQPFRFPATFTFVMRAFSTLEGVGKGLDPDFNFMEVAQPFALQVMNDFNNNGVGKSIFDEISRQAFQVSNSALSLPRRLEDTIEKLERGDLRLRVRSLESERLLRRVASMQMTTNYSLFMSALILSSTILVVNGLWQLAIAVAIISIFPGFSLFRLLKQLDKVDRKL, encoded by the coding sequence ATGCCCACGCCCTTGAATAATAAACCAGAAGCGGGAAAAAAAGTATATCGTTGGAATCGTGACAATTACTCTAGTCTGCGCAGACGGATTGATATTTGGACTTTTGTTCTTATTCTCCTATTCAAACTTTGGCGCAATAGCAAAAAATGGACTTATGCTAATGGTTACACCGAAGAAAAACGATCGAACCGTCGTCGTATTCAAGCAGGATGGATTCGGGAAAATTTACTAGAATTAGGACCTACTTTTATTAAAGTAGGACAACTTTTTTCCACCCGTGCTGATATTTTTCCTGCGGAATATGTCGAAGAATTGTCAAAGTTACAAGATAGAGTCCCTGCTTTTAGTTTTGAGCAAGTTACCGCCATTATTGAGAAGGATTTAAGTAAACCGCTCAATAAATTATTTCGTAGTTTTGATCCCACTCCCCTCGCTGCGGCTAGTTTAGGGCAAGTTCACAAAGCGCAATTATACTCAGGGGAAGAAGTTGTTGTCAAAATTCAACGTCCGGGGTTGCCTCAATTATTTACTATTGATTTGGGTATTCTCAAACAAATTACCCGTTATTTTCAAAATCATCCTCGTTGGGGTAAGGGTAGAGACTGGTTAGGGATTTATGAAGAATGTTGTCGTATTCTCTGGGAAGAAACGGATTATTTGAGGGAAGGACGCAACGCTGATACTTTTCGCCGTAATTTTCGATCGGCGGATTGGGTGAAAGTACCGAAGGTTTTTTGGCGTTATACTTCTCCCCGTGTCCTCACTTTAGAATATATGCCGGGTATCAAAATCAGTCACTATGAGGCTTTAGAAGCGGCAGGGCTCGATCGAAAGGTGTTAGCGAAATTGGGGGCTAGAGCTTATTTACAACAGTTGCTCAATGATGGTTTTTTCCATGCTGATCCTCATCCGGGTAACTTAGCTGTAGCAGGAGATGGTGCTTTAATCTTCTATGATTTTGGTATGATGGGACAATTAAAGAGTAATGTTAAAGAAAAATTGATCGAGATGCTATTCGGTGTCACCGAAAAAAACGCCGATCGAGTAGTTTCTGCTTTAATAGACTTAGAAGCCTTAGCGGTAATGGATGATCCCGGACCAGTACGTCGATCGGTACAATTTATGTTAGATAACTTTATGGATAAGCCTTTCGAGGAACAATCCATCGGTAAAATTAGCGAAGATTTGTACGAAATCGCCTATGATCAACCTTTCCGTTTTCCTGCCACATTTACTTTTGTGATGCGCGCTTTTTCTACTTTAGAAGGGGTAGGAAAGGGATTAGACCCTGATTTTAACTTTATGGAGGTGGCACAACCTTTTGCCTTACAAGTAATGAATGATTTTAATAACAACGGTGTCGGCAAGTCAATTTTTGATGAAATTAGCCGTCAAGCATTCCAAGTTAGTAACTCGGCGTTGAGTCTGCCGAGACGATTAGAGGATACAATAGAGAAATTAGAGCGAGGTGATCTCCGTTTACGGGTTCGATCATTAGAGTCAGAACGCTTATTACGTCGTGTAGCAAGTATGCAAATGACAACGAATTATAGTTTATTTATGAGTGCTTTAATTCTATCTAGTACTATACTGGTTGTTAACGGACTTTGGCAATTAGCGATCGCTGTAGCTATTATCAGTATTTTCCCGGGTTTTTCTTTATTCCGTTTACTGAAACAATTAGATAAAGTCGATCGCAAACTATAA
- a CDS encoding PP2C family protein-serine/threonine phosphatase: protein MKFASTGLTDPGLVRPYNQDSHYIDPEGRFFILADGMGGHAGGEEASRIATQVVKDYLEANWDAPIESYDLIEKAVYQANEGILEDQSTNPARADMGTTLVMILFRNEETWRAHVGDSRLYRLREGNLEQITLDHTWISQAIRAGEITLEDAKHHPWRHVLSQCLGRRDLYEGIDIQQIEDTLPGDRFLLCSDGLTEEVAPELIGKSLGETENLEEAASLLVQNAKDGGGSDNITVVLVAVKE, encoded by the coding sequence ATGAAATTTGCATCTACTGGTTTAACAGACCCCGGATTAGTTAGACCTTATAATCAAGATAGTCATTATATCGACCCAGAGGGAAGATTTTTTATTTTAGCTGATGGTATGGGAGGACACGCTGGAGGAGAAGAAGCCAGTCGCATCGCCACTCAAGTAGTTAAAGACTATTTAGAAGCTAATTGGGACGCTCCCATCGAATCCTACGATCTCATCGAAAAAGCTGTTTATCAGGCTAATGAAGGTATTTTAGAAGATCAAAGTACCAACCCTGCTAGGGCGGATATGGGTACTACTCTTGTGATGATCCTTTTTAGAAATGAAGAAACTTGGCGTGCCCATGTGGGAGATTCTCGCCTTTATCGTCTAAGGGAGGGAAATTTAGAACAAATCACCCTCGATCACACATGGATTTCTCAGGCAATTCGAGCTGGAGAAATCACCCTCGAAGATGCTAAACATCACCCTTGGCGTCACGTTTTATCTCAGTGTTTAGGCAGACGAGATTTATACGAAGGTATTGACATTCAACAAATAGAAGACACTCTGCCGGGCGATCGATTTTTACTCTGTAGCGATGGTTTAACGGAAGAAGTTGCACCAGAATTAATTGGTAAATCTTTGGGGGAAACGGAAAACCTAGAAGAAGCCGCCAGTTTATTAGTGCAAAATGCTAAAGATGGCGGTGGTTCGGATAATATTACCGTTGTGTTAGTTGCTGTGAAAGAATGA
- the pyrR gene encoding bifunctional pyr operon transcriptional regulator/uracil phosphoribosyltransferase PyrR: MSSQIIEILSADEMRRTLTRLASQIVEEASDLSQVVLLGIYTRGVPLANLLANQIEVIEQVKVPVGAIDITFYRDDLDQIKTRTPERTQIPFDLTGKIVVLVDDVIYKGRTIRAALNAVSEYGRPEIIKLVVLVDRGHRQLPIHPDFTGKSLPTAKEEQVKVYLDSIDGRDAVELIK; the protein is encoded by the coding sequence ATGTCTAGCCAAATCATCGAAATATTATCGGCGGACGAAATGCGCCGTACTTTAACCCGTTTAGCGTCTCAAATTGTCGAGGAAGCCTCGGATTTATCTCAAGTTGTGCTATTAGGGATTTATACAAGGGGTGTACCTCTGGCTAATTTGTTAGCCAATCAAATTGAGGTGATCGAACAGGTTAAAGTACCCGTTGGTGCGATCGATATTACCTTTTATCGAGACGACTTAGATCAAATTAAGACTCGTACCCCTGAAAGAACTCAAATTCCCTTCGATTTGACGGGTAAAATTGTGGTGTTAGTGGATGATGTGATTTATAAAGGTAGGACTATTCGAGCGGCTTTAAATGCTGTTAGTGAGTATGGGCGCCCCGAAATTATTAAGTTAGTAGTATTGGTCGATCGAGGTCATCGACAATTACCGATACATCCCGATTTTACGGGGAAATCTTTACCGACTGCCAAGGAAGAACAAGTTAAGGTATATTTGGATTCGATCGACGGTAGGGATGCCGTAGAATTGATTAAATAA
- a CDS encoding DUF4258 domain-containing protein: MNSIQALRIKNDRTIMNDKYLWTNHARKRLTERGDIKESWVVDTIENFERSEFIIDDSGEKYHYYKRIAEFDNRVLLIRHP; the protein is encoded by the coding sequence TTGAATAGTATTCAAGCCTTACGAATCAAAAACGATCGAACCATTATGAATGATAAATATTTATGGACAAACCACGCTCGAAAGAGATTGACTGAAAGAGGAGACATTAAAGAGTCATGGGTTGTTGATACGATCGAAAACTTTGAACGTTCAGAGTTTATTATTGATGATAGTGGAGAGAAATATCATTACTATAAGAGAATAGCTGAATTTGATAACCGAGTTCTGCTAATTCGACACCCATAA